In Cedecea neteri, a single genomic region encodes these proteins:
- a CDS encoding aldo/keto reductase, protein MVQRITIAPQGPEFSRLVMGYWRLMEWNMSARELASFIEEHVEMGITTADHADIYGGYACEAAFGEAMRLVPHLRSKMEIVTKCGIATTAKPENALGHYITDRDYIISSAESSLKKLATDYLDLLLIHRPDPLMDADEVAEAFTALHHSGKVRHFGVSNFTPAQFSLLQSRLPFTLATNQVELSPVHQPLLLDGTLDQLQQLRIRPMAWSCLGGGRLFNDDEFQPLRAELQKVAEELGADTIEQVVYAWVMRLPSSPLPIIGSGKIERVRSAIHSLSLEMTRQQWFRIRKAALGYDVP, encoded by the coding sequence ATGGTACAGCGTATTACGATTGCCCCGCAGGGTCCGGAGTTTTCACGCCTGGTGATGGGCTACTGGCGTTTGATGGAATGGAACATGTCCGCGCGCGAACTGGCGAGCTTTATTGAAGAGCACGTTGAGATGGGGATCACCACGGCGGATCACGCCGATATTTACGGCGGTTACGCGTGTGAAGCGGCCTTCGGTGAAGCGATGCGTCTGGTGCCGCATCTGCGCAGCAAAATGGAGATTGTCACCAAGTGCGGTATCGCCACCACGGCGAAGCCTGAAAATGCTCTTGGCCACTACATTACCGATCGCGATTACATCATCAGCAGTGCAGAAAGCTCGCTGAAAAAACTGGCCACCGACTATCTGGATTTGCTGCTGATCCACCGCCCGGACCCGCTGATGGACGCCGACGAAGTGGCGGAAGCCTTCACCGCGCTGCATCACAGCGGCAAGGTGCGCCACTTCGGCGTGTCTAACTTTACCCCGGCGCAGTTCTCGCTGCTGCAGTCTCGCCTGCCGTTCACCCTGGCAACAAACCAGGTTGAGCTTTCGCCGGTGCACCAGCCGCTGCTGCTGGACGGCACGCTGGACCAGCTCCAGCAGCTGCGCATTCGTCCGATGGCGTGGTCCTGCCTTGGCGGCGGCCGTCTGTTTAATGACGATGAATTCCAGCCGCTGCGCGCCGAGCTGCAGAAAGTGGCGGAAGAGCTTGGGGCCGACACCATCGAGCAGGTGGTTTATGCCTGGGTAATGCGTCTGCCGTCCTCACCGCTGCCGATTATCGGGTCCGGCAAAATCGAGCGCGTGCGCTCTGCCATCCACTCGCTGTCTCTGGAGATGACCCGTCAGCAGTGGTTCCGCATTCGTAAGGCCGCGCTCGGCTACGACGTGCCTTAA
- a CDS encoding FUSC family protein, translating into MNLSFLAWHNTPWGKATGGQWRYALRNAIAMGMALAIAYGLNLDEPYWAMTSAAVVSFPTVGGVISKSLGRIAGSFIGAAASLMIAGNALNDPWLFTFAMASWLALCTWASSHFQNNVAYAFMLAGYTAAIIAFPMINTVESTELWDIAQARVCEVVVGILCGGFMMMVLPSTSDGSALVSALKNMHARLLEHASLLWQPETTDAIRTAHEGIIGQILTMNLLRIQAFWSHYRFRRQNNLLNYLLHQQLRLTSVISSLRRMLLNWPEAPANIWSVLDSLLRELAKPNADKYTVARLLQQIAPHSQDDYRHQAFWHRLRYFCWLYLNSSRWLRELENATPVSVITPPEAPPLARHTDNAEALWSAVRTFATIVLTGAWCIGTQWESGGGALSLAAISCVLYSSVASPLGSLTLLMRTLLWLSLFSFLVKFGLMIQVTQLWQFLIFLLPLLLTMQLLKLQQAKRAALWGQLIVFMGSFLSVSNPPVYDFAGFMNDNLAKVLGVGISWLAFSVLRPSSDTRRSRRHIRALRRGFIDQLSRKPQHSESQFESLVYHHISQLSSSKEEAARRWLLRWGVVLLNCSHVVWQLRGWETRSDPLSMVRDVCLHTLRDVMSERGVLQRPLTESLKELQRMCDTLSHHHDPAARELAGIIWRLYCSLSQLEQAPPAGTLADGK; encoded by the coding sequence ATGAATCTCAGTTTTCTGGCGTGGCATAACACGCCGTGGGGAAAAGCCACCGGCGGGCAATGGCGCTATGCGCTGCGGAACGCCATTGCGATGGGCATGGCGCTGGCCATTGCCTACGGCCTGAATCTGGATGAGCCCTATTGGGCGATGACCTCCGCCGCTGTGGTGAGCTTCCCCACCGTTGGCGGCGTAATAAGCAAAAGTCTGGGGCGTATTGCGGGCAGTTTTATCGGGGCTGCGGCCTCGTTAATGATTGCCGGCAACGCGCTGAACGATCCCTGGCTGTTCACCTTCGCCATGGCAAGCTGGCTGGCGCTGTGTACCTGGGCCTCCAGCCATTTTCAAAATAACGTGGCCTACGCGTTCATGCTCGCCGGGTACACCGCCGCCATCATCGCCTTCCCGATGATCAATACCGTGGAATCGACGGAGCTGTGGGACATCGCCCAGGCCCGCGTGTGCGAAGTGGTGGTCGGGATATTGTGCGGCGGCTTTATGATGATGGTGCTGCCCAGCACCTCGGACGGCAGCGCCCTGGTCAGCGCCCTGAAGAACATGCACGCCAGGCTGCTCGAACACGCCAGCCTACTCTGGCAGCCGGAGACGACCGATGCCATTCGTACCGCGCATGAAGGGATTATCGGCCAGATCCTGACCATGAATTTGCTGCGTATTCAGGCCTTCTGGAGCCATTACCGCTTCCGTCGGCAGAATAACCTGCTGAACTACCTGCTCCACCAGCAACTCCGGCTGACCAGCGTGATATCCAGCCTGCGCCGAATGCTGCTCAACTGGCCGGAGGCACCCGCCAATATCTGGTCGGTGCTGGACAGCCTGCTGCGGGAGCTGGCAAAGCCCAACGCCGATAAATACACCGTCGCCAGGCTGCTGCAGCAAATCGCCCCCCATTCCCAGGACGATTATCGCCATCAGGCATTCTGGCACCGCCTGCGCTATTTCTGCTGGCTCTATCTCAACAGCAGTCGCTGGCTACGGGAACTGGAAAACGCCACGCCGGTGTCGGTGATTACGCCGCCCGAAGCCCCGCCGCTGGCGCGTCATACCGACAATGCCGAAGCGCTGTGGAGTGCCGTGCGCACTTTTGCGACGATCGTCCTGACCGGCGCCTGGTGCATCGGTACCCAGTGGGAGTCCGGCGGCGGCGCGCTGTCCCTCGCCGCCATTAGCTGTGTGCTCTACTCTTCGGTCGCCTCGCCGCTCGGCTCGCTCACGCTGCTGATGCGCACTCTGCTTTGGCTGTCGCTGTTCAGTTTCCTGGTGAAATTTGGCCTGATGATTCAGGTCACCCAGCTGTGGCAGTTCCTTATTTTCCTGCTGCCGCTGCTGCTCACCATGCAGTTGCTGAAACTTCAGCAGGCGAAACGCGCCGCGCTTTGGGGGCAGCTCATTGTCTTTATGGGATCGTTTCTGTCGGTCAGCAATCCGCCTGTGTACGACTTTGCCGGGTTTATGAATGACAACCTCGCCAAAGTCCTCGGCGTGGGCATTTCATGGCTGGCTTTTTCGGTGCTGCGCCCCAGCTCCGACACCCGCCGAAGCCGCCGCCATATCCGGGCGCTGCGGCGCGGGTTTATCGACCAGCTCAGTCGCAAACCGCAGCACAGCGAGAGCCAGTTTGAGTCGCTGGTGTACCACCACATCAGCCAGCTTAGCAGCAGTAAAGAAGAAGCGGCCCGCCGCTGGCTTCTGCGCTGGGGCGTGGTGCTGCTCAACTGCTCGCACGTGGTCTGGCAGCTGCGCGGGTGGGAAACACGCTCCGACCCGCTGTCGATGGTCAGAGACGTTTGCCTGCACACGCTACGGGATGTGATGAGTGAACGAGGTGTGCTGCAAAGGCCGCTGACGGAATCACTGAAAGAGCTGCAAAGAATGTGCGACACGCTGTCGCACCATCACGACCCGGCGGCGCGGGAACTGGCGGGAATTATCTGGCGGCTTTACTGCTCGCTGTCCCAGCTGGAACAGGCACCGCCTGCCGGAACCCTGGCAGACGGTAAGTAA
- a CDS encoding HlyD family secretion protein, with amino-acid sequence MNLKTIKYFSTLIVFAAALLAGWLLWNYYMQSPWTRDGKVRAEQVSITPQVSGTIVSLSVKDNQFVSKGTTLFTLDATPYHIAVLNAEAQLAKAQSDLAKASNEANRRQNLPRNYISAEDMDTANINVKAMQAAVKVAQATLEQAQWQLSQTTVTAPVDGWVTNLTSRIGNYASEGKPVFALVDSHSFYVVGYFEETKLRRIQPGNAVQIVLYNGNQKLSGKVESIGRAIYDQSIESDSDLVPDIKPNVPWVRLAQRVPVRISLDTIPEGVTLVSGTTCTVSVQP; translated from the coding sequence ATGAATCTCAAAACAATAAAGTACTTTTCTACCCTCATCGTTTTTGCCGCTGCGCTGCTTGCAGGCTGGCTGTTATGGAACTATTACATGCAGTCGCCCTGGACAAGGGACGGTAAAGTGCGCGCCGAACAGGTGAGCATTACGCCACAGGTGTCCGGGACCATCGTTAGCCTGAGCGTGAAAGACAACCAGTTCGTGAGTAAAGGCACGACGCTGTTCACCCTCGACGCCACGCCTTACCACATTGCGGTACTGAATGCCGAGGCGCAGCTGGCGAAGGCCCAGTCCGATCTGGCCAAAGCCAGCAACGAGGCAAACCGCCGCCAGAATCTGCCCCGCAACTACATTTCCGCCGAAGACATGGACACCGCCAACATTAATGTCAAAGCGATGCAGGCGGCGGTGAAAGTCGCCCAGGCCACGCTGGAGCAGGCCCAGTGGCAGCTTTCACAAACCACGGTGACCGCACCGGTGGACGGCTGGGTCACGAACCTGACCTCCCGCATCGGGAATTACGCCAGCGAAGGCAAGCCGGTCTTCGCGCTGGTAGACAGCCACTCGTTTTACGTTGTGGGCTATTTCGAAGAGACCAAGCTACGCCGCATTCAGCCGGGTAATGCCGTGCAGATCGTGCTGTACAACGGCAACCAAAAACTGAGCGGCAAAGTAGAAAGTATTGGCCGCGCGATCTACGACCAAAGCATCGAAAGCGACAGCGACCTGGTCCCGGACATTAAGCCGAACGTGCCGTGGGTTCGCCTTGCACAGCGCGTGCCGGTGCGCATTAGCCTGGATACTATTCCTGAAGGCGTGACGCTGGTGTCGGGCACCACCTGTACCGTTAGCGTTCAGCCCTGA
- a CDS encoding DUF1656 domain-containing protein: MSLTFSPSGFPLQDLVVGASVYFPPLFKAVFVGFFIWLVVHRLLRDWIYSGEIWHPTLMDLSLFALSVSAGMAFLVMW, from the coding sequence GTGAGTCTCACTTTTAGCCCCTCCGGCTTCCCGCTTCAGGATCTTGTGGTCGGGGCATCGGTCTACTTTCCTCCGCTGTTCAAGGCCGTGTTTGTCGGCTTTTTTATCTGGCTTGTCGTCCACCGTTTGCTGCGCGACTGGATTTACTCCGGTGAGATCTGGCACCCCACGCTGATGGACTTATCCCTTTTCGCGCTGTCCGTCAGCGCCGGCATGGCTTTTTTGGTGATGTGGTAA
- the slyA gene encoding transcriptional regulator SlyA: MKLESPSPLGSDLARLVRIWRALIDHRLKPLELTQTHWVTLHNIHQLPPDQSQIQLAKAIGIEQPSLVRTLDQLEEKGLISRKTCANDRRAKRIKLTEQAAPIIEKMEGVINETRGEILSGITREEQALLSSLISRLEQNIIELQARD, from the coding sequence ATGAAATTGGAATCGCCATCGCCATTAGGTTCGGATCTCGCCCGCCTGGTACGCATCTGGCGTGCGCTAATTGACCATCGCCTGAAACCTCTGGAATTGACACAGACACACTGGGTAACGCTGCATAATATTCATCAGCTGCCGCCAGATCAGTCACAGATTCAGTTGGCTAAAGCGATCGGCATTGAGCAGCCATCACTGGTTCGTACGCTCGATCAACTCGAAGAAAAAGGGTTAATCTCGCGCAAAACCTGTGCAAACGACCGTCGGGCAAAACGGATTAAATTGACCGAGCAGGCCGCGCCTATCATTGAAAAAATGGAAGGCGTAATTAACGAAACGCGGGGAGAAATCCTGTCGGGTATTACTCGCGAAGAGCAGGCGCTGTTAAGCAGCCTGATCAGTCGGCTTGAGCAAAATATTATTGAACTGCAGGCCCGGGATTAA
- a CDS encoding MsnO8 family LLM class oxidoreductase, giving the protein MSYRISILDKSPLAPNDSATDALARTLHLAQQAETWGYHRFWLAEHHNTPQLASPSPEVLIAWIAGQTRRIRVGSGGVMLQHYSPYKVAENFNLLSSLAPGRIDLGVGKAPGGLPLSTQALQHGQSPAVKGSFDEQLTQLDDWLSRREPATDESVRATPLPAQRPEGFLLGASLQSARLAASLDWNFVFAAHLNGDKTLLRDVVTDWKKNSRRDVVVAVQAIVAPDAGRADELARQVEIWGVELENGQRVSVASEEQAHSFARQSGSALRSLTRREPSLLKGTPEAVREALQALHEEYGIDEFIIDTPVAEGSERLASLQLLAEAHTVTEVAV; this is encoded by the coding sequence ATGTCTTATCGCATCAGTATCCTGGATAAAAGCCCGCTTGCGCCCAACGACAGCGCGACGGATGCCCTGGCCCGTACGCTGCATCTCGCGCAGCAGGCAGAAACCTGGGGCTATCACCGCTTCTGGCTGGCCGAGCATCACAACACGCCCCAGCTCGCCAGCCCTTCGCCGGAAGTGCTGATTGCCTGGATTGCCGGGCAGACGCGCCGGATTCGCGTGGGCTCCGGCGGCGTGATGCTTCAGCACTACAGCCCTTACAAAGTGGCTGAAAACTTCAATCTGCTGTCGTCCCTTGCGCCTGGCCGCATCGATCTCGGCGTCGGTAAAGCGCCGGGGGGGTTACCGCTTTCGACGCAGGCGCTGCAGCACGGGCAATCGCCGGCGGTAAAAGGCAGCTTTGATGAACAGCTCACACAGCTCGACGACTGGCTCTCGCGACGCGAACCCGCGACGGACGAAAGCGTTCGCGCCACGCCGCTACCGGCCCAGCGCCCGGAAGGGTTTTTATTAGGTGCAAGCTTGCAAAGTGCCCGGCTGGCGGCCAGCCTGGACTGGAACTTTGTTTTTGCCGCCCATTTAAATGGCGATAAAACGCTGCTGCGCGACGTAGTGACAGACTGGAAAAAGAACAGCCGCCGCGACGTCGTGGTGGCCGTGCAGGCTATCGTGGCACCAGATGCCGGGCGCGCGGATGAACTTGCCCGGCAGGTTGAAATCTGGGGCGTCGAACTGGAAAACGGCCAGCGCGTGAGCGTGGCAAGCGAAGAGCAGGCCCACAGCTTTGCCCGCCAGTCAGGCAGTGCGCTGCGTAGCCTGACGCGGCGTGAGCCTTCGCTGTTAAAAGGCACGCCTGAAGCGGTGCGGGAAGCGCTTCAGGCGCTGCACGAAGAGTACGGCATCGATGAATTTATTATTGATACGCCGGTGGCAGAAGGCTCTGAACGCCTGGCTTCGCTGCAACTGCTGGCAGAAGCGCATACGGTAACGGAGGTGGCTGTATGA
- a CDS encoding amidohydrolase has product MTFAQQLIDWRRELHRFPELSLEEVETTSRIRDWLQSAGIRLLPYSLKTGVVAEIGEGENAIALRADIDALPIEETSGVAFSSQNPGVMHACGHDVHSSVMLGAALLLKQHEAQLNGRVRILFQPAEERFGGATTLVKAGVLEGISAIFGMHNEPNLPVGAFATRGGPFYANVDRLVIQVRGKGAHAARPHEGQDAILLASQLVTLLQSITSREVNTLDSAVLSITRIAGGNTWNVLPESVELEGTLRTHSASVREAVKARVIEIAAGLARAFGAEIDVIWHLGPDALVNDERWAAFASEVAAAEGYATHHADLHLGGEDFAVYLQHIPGAFVSIGSDSRYGLHHPAFDPDERLIEPAARYFARLAQSALQQL; this is encoded by the coding sequence ATGACGTTTGCTCAACAACTGATCGACTGGCGCCGCGAACTGCATCGGTTCCCGGAATTGTCCCTTGAAGAAGTCGAAACTACGTCGCGCATCCGCGACTGGCTGCAAAGCGCCGGTATCCGCCTGCTGCCGTATTCGCTAAAAACTGGCGTAGTGGCGGAGATTGGCGAAGGTGAGAACGCCATTGCGCTGCGGGCCGATATCGACGCGCTGCCTATTGAAGAAACCAGCGGCGTGGCCTTTAGTTCGCAGAATCCGGGCGTGATGCATGCCTGCGGGCACGACGTTCACAGCAGCGTGATGCTGGGCGCGGCACTGCTGCTTAAGCAGCACGAAGCGCAGCTTAACGGCCGGGTTCGCATTCTGTTTCAGCCCGCGGAGGAGCGTTTCGGCGGGGCAACCACGCTGGTCAAGGCCGGCGTACTGGAGGGGATCTCCGCCATTTTTGGTATGCACAATGAGCCAAACCTGCCGGTTGGGGCGTTTGCCACTCGCGGCGGCCCGTTCTATGCCAACGTTGACCGGCTGGTCATTCAGGTGCGGGGCAAAGGAGCCCACGCGGCGCGCCCGCATGAAGGCCAGGACGCCATCTTGCTCGCCAGCCAGTTGGTGACGCTGCTGCAAAGTATCACCAGCCGGGAGGTCAACACGCTGGATTCAGCCGTGTTGAGCATTACCCGTATTGCGGGCGGTAACACCTGGAACGTGCTGCCAGAAAGCGTTGAACTGGAAGGTACGCTGCGCACCCACAGCGCCAGCGTGCGAGAGGCAGTTAAAGCTCGCGTGATTGAGATTGCGGCCGGTCTTGCCCGCGCCTTTGGGGCGGAAATCGACGTCATCTGGCATTTGGGGCCTGACGCGCTGGTTAACGATGAGCGCTGGGCGGCCTTTGCCAGCGAAGTTGCCGCCGCGGAAGGTTACGCCACGCATCATGCCGACCTGCATTTGGGCGGCGAGGATTTTGCGGTTTATCTCCAGCATATTCCCGGCGCGTTTGTCAGCATCGGCAGCGACAGCCGCTATGGGCTTCATCATCCGGCTTTCGACCCCGATGAAAGACTGATTGAACCCGCAGCCCGTTATTTCGCCCGGTTAGCCCAATCGGCGCTACAACAACTTTAA
- a CDS encoding GNAT family N-acetyltransferase, producing MSEHFRVLSPEAPELQPIISGLFGEYAARYGDFFSRDAEVELTEWYLPPQGIFIVLEREGEIIATGAYKPYDQQTAEIKRIWTKSTLRKQGLAGRVVRELERLALQAGYSRIYLTTGFRQPEAVRLYLSEGYDPQFSLEVDPETFSLPPYDGRLRFTKILALESLSKTA from the coding sequence ATGAGTGAACATTTTCGCGTTTTGTCCCCGGAAGCGCCTGAACTGCAACCGATCATTAGCGGCCTGTTTGGCGAGTATGCTGCCCGCTACGGGGATTTTTTCTCCCGTGATGCCGAAGTGGAGCTGACCGAATGGTATCTGCCGCCGCAGGGCATTTTTATCGTGCTGGAGCGCGAGGGCGAAATTATTGCCACCGGCGCCTACAAGCCCTATGACCAGCAAACTGCCGAGATCAAACGTATCTGGACGAAAAGTACGCTGCGCAAGCAGGGCCTGGCCGGTCGGGTGGTTCGCGAGCTGGAGCGTCTGGCCCTTCAGGCTGGCTACAGCCGTATCTACCTCACCACCGGCTTTCGTCAGCCGGAGGCCGTCAGGCTTTATCTGAGCGAAGGCTACGATCCGCAGTTCAGCCTTGAGGTTGACCCCGAAACGTTCAGCCTGCCGCCCTACGACGGGCGGCTACGGTTCACCAAAATCTTAGCGCTGGAAAGCCTGAGTAAAACGGCCTGA
- a CDS encoding amino acid ABC transporter permease, which translates to MKTSETIKVVPARYPLRTVGAVIALFVLAVVVQSVAFNPRWEWGVFAHWFFDPVILEGLGQTLLLTLLGTALSVVLGGLLALARLSSSWLLSSLAWSYIWLFRSLPLIVVLIVLYNFSYLYDTLSIGVPFTSIVWGSYDTINVLGQFSTAVVGLTLVQSAYTAEIVRGGFLGVDHGQYEAAAALGLPAWRRTVRIILPQALRTILPAGFNEIISLAKGTAMVYVLAMPELFYTIQMIYNRTQQVIPLLMVAAVWYLVITSVLSLIQYLVERSLARSERRSAINQTRTVRSAAPSTAPVAQEPVHANLS; encoded by the coding sequence ATGAAAACGTCTGAAACCATTAAAGTGGTGCCCGCGCGTTACCCGCTGCGCACCGTGGGGGCAGTGATTGCGCTGTTTGTGCTGGCGGTGGTGGTGCAATCCGTCGCGTTTAACCCTCGCTGGGAATGGGGTGTTTTTGCCCATTGGTTTTTTGATCCGGTCATTCTGGAGGGGTTAGGACAAACGCTGTTGTTAACGCTGCTGGGCACGGCGCTGAGCGTGGTACTCGGGGGCTTGCTCGCGCTGGCAAGGCTCTCTTCTTCCTGGCTGTTGAGCAGCCTCGCCTGGAGTTACATTTGGCTGTTTCGCTCCCTGCCGCTGATTGTCGTGCTGATCGTGCTCTACAACTTCTCTTACCTGTACGACACGCTGTCGATTGGCGTGCCTTTCACCAGCATCGTCTGGGGCAGCTACGACACGATTAACGTGCTGGGGCAGTTTTCGACGGCAGTAGTGGGGCTGACGCTGGTGCAGAGCGCCTACACCGCAGAGATTGTTCGAGGTGGTTTTCTGGGCGTGGATCACGGGCAATATGAAGCCGCCGCAGCGTTAGGTCTGCCCGCGTGGCGACGTACCGTGCGGATTATTTTGCCGCAGGCGCTGCGCACGATCCTGCCCGCCGGGTTCAACGAAATAATCAGCCTCGCTAAAGGCACGGCGATGGTTTACGTGCTGGCGATGCCGGAGCTGTTTTATACCATCCAGATGATTTACAACCGTACGCAGCAGGTGATCCCGCTGCTGATGGTGGCGGCCGTCTGGTATCTGGTGATCACCAGCGTACTCTCGCTGATTCAGTACCTGGTTGAACGCTCGCTGGCCCGCAGCGAACGTCGCTCCGCCATCAACCAAACGCGCACCGTCCGCAGCGCTGCGCCGTCCACAGCCCCCGTTGCCCAGGAGCCGGTCCATGCCAACCTCTCATAA
- a CDS encoding amino acid ABC transporter ATP-binding protein: MPTSHNGHISITGVSKYFGRHKALDDVSLEIPPGTVTVILGPSGSGKSTLLRTINHLERVDEGYIQIDGDYIGYRLKGEKLYELKEKEILRQRANVGYVFQNFNLFPHMTVLENLIEAPVAHKQLSRKEAIERAYDLLDVVGLRNKADAWSRHLSGGQQQRIAIARALALSPRVMLFDEPTSALDPELVGEVLDVIKRLARSGTTLVIVTHEIGFAREVADQVVFMVDGKIVEQGSSDEVLNRPQHPRTRQFLSKVL; encoded by the coding sequence ATGCCAACCTCTCATAACGGCCATATTTCCATTACCGGCGTCAGCAAATATTTCGGTCGCCATAAGGCGCTGGATGATGTTTCGCTTGAGATCCCGCCTGGCACGGTGACGGTGATCCTCGGGCCATCCGGCTCCGGTAAATCTACGCTGTTACGCACCATCAACCACCTTGAGCGGGTGGACGAAGGCTACATCCAGATTGACGGCGATTATATTGGTTACCGTCTTAAGGGAGAAAAACTGTACGAGCTGAAAGAAAAGGAAATCCTGCGCCAGCGGGCCAACGTGGGCTATGTTTTTCAGAACTTCAATCTGTTTCCCCACATGACGGTGCTGGAAAACCTGATTGAAGCGCCGGTGGCCCATAAACAACTGAGCCGCAAAGAGGCGATTGAGCGTGCGTATGACCTGCTGGACGTCGTCGGGCTGCGCAACAAAGCCGATGCCTGGTCGCGGCACTTATCCGGCGGGCAGCAGCAGCGCATTGCCATTGCCCGCGCGCTGGCGCTGAGCCCTCGGGTGATGCTGTTTGATGAGCCAACGTCAGCGCTCGACCCTGAGCTGGTTGGCGAAGTGCTGGACGTGATTAAAAGACTGGCCCGTTCGGGCACGACGCTTGTAATCGTCACACATGAAATCGGCTTTGCACGGGAAGTGGCCGATCAGGTGGTGTTTATGGTCGACGGCAAGATTGTTGAGCAGGGAAGCAGCGACGAAGTGTTGAATCGCCCGCAGCACCCGCGCACCCGTCAGTTTTTATCGAAGGTGCTGTGA
- a CDS encoding transporter substrate-binding domain-containing protein, producing the protein MKYGFIALLVSFSALSAQTNIDLVANEKPLSVTRDEKAIAKIPAGFRFVEPGTLTVAISALNSPPLALLASDNRTRIGSDPDIARLLAGSLGLKLKLVPTAWEDWPLGITSGRYDVALVNIAVTEQRKEKFDFATYRVDSLSFAVKASSPIQSVIKAEDLAGRKVIVGSGTNQERILLGWNAENESAGREPALPVYVTDDASANLYIQSGRADVFFGPQSITAYKAALTGTTRVVGLGPKKAYVATTTKKGNGLVYALQAALDGAIQRGEYQQVLARWGEQGEEVAQSEVNPPGITYQ; encoded by the coding sequence ATGAAATATGGATTTATTGCGCTGTTGGTCTCTTTTTCCGCTTTGTCCGCGCAGACGAATATTGACCTTGTCGCCAATGAAAAGCCTTTGAGCGTGACTCGGGATGAAAAGGCGATTGCCAAAATCCCCGCAGGTTTTCGGTTCGTCGAACCTGGCACGCTGACGGTGGCGATCTCTGCGCTTAATTCTCCACCGCTGGCGCTGCTCGCCAGCGACAACCGTACGCGCATAGGCAGCGACCCGGACATTGCCCGTCTGCTGGCTGGTAGCCTGGGCCTGAAATTGAAGCTGGTCCCGACTGCGTGGGAAGACTGGCCGCTGGGCATCACCTCCGGGCGCTATGACGTGGCGCTGGTAAACATTGCCGTGACGGAGCAGCGGAAAGAGAAATTTGATTTTGCCACCTACCGCGTGGACTCGCTCTCTTTTGCGGTGAAGGCCAGCAGCCCGATTCAGTCTGTCATTAAGGCAGAAGATCTCGCCGGGCGAAAAGTTATCGTCGGGTCAGGGACCAATCAGGAGCGTATTTTGCTTGGCTGGAATGCAGAAAACGAAAGTGCCGGGCGCGAGCCTGCCTTGCCTGTGTATGTGACCGACGATGCCTCGGCCAACCTTTATATACAGTCTGGCCGGGCCGACGTGTTCTTTGGGCCACAGTCAATTACGGCTTATAAAGCCGCGTTAACTGGCACCACGCGGGTAGTCGGGCTGGGGCCGAAAAAGGCCTATGTGGCGACGACAACGAAAAAGGGCAACGGACTGGTGTACGCCCTACAGGCGGCGCTGGATGGCGCTATTCAGCGGGGAGAGTACCAGCAGGTGCTTGCGCGGTGGGGAGAGCAGGGAGAAGAAGTTGCGCAGTCGGAAGTGAATCCGCCCGGGATTACTTACCAATAG
- a CDS encoding glycine zipper 2TM domain-containing protein: MISRILAVSLVAFTLAGCANEGLSGDVYNASEAKQVRTVTYGTITHVRAVTIKGSDSNSTIGAIGGAVLGGLLGNTVGGGTGRTLATAGGAVAGGLAGDAVGGAMGNSKGVELEIRKDDGQTIIAVQKQGDTRYSVGQRVAISGSGNNITVAPR, encoded by the coding sequence ATGATTTCACGTATTTTGGCAGTTTCACTGGTTGCTTTCACCCTTGCTGGCTGCGCCAACGAAGGGCTGTCTGGCGATGTTTACAACGCGTCTGAAGCAAAACAGGTAAGAACCGTGACCTACGGGACCATTACCCACGTTCGCGCGGTCACCATCAAAGGTAGCGACAGCAACAGCACCATCGGGGCTATTGGCGGTGCGGTACTGGGTGGTCTGCTGGGTAACACCGTCGGCGGCGGCACCGGGCGTACTCTGGCAACCGCAGGCGGCGCTGTAGCCGGTGGCCTGGCGGGTGATGCCGTCGGTGGCGCAATGGGCAACAGCAAAGGTGTTGAGCTGGAAATCCGTAAAGATGACGGCCAGACCATCATTGCCGTGCAGAAACAGGGTGACACCCGTTACTCCGTTGGCCAGCGTGTAGCCATCTCCGGCAGCGGCAACAACATCACCGTTGCACCTCGCTAA